The Stenotrophomonas sp. ZAC14D1_NAIMI4_1 DNA segment TGGCGGCGTGCTGCTGGGCGTGCGCCGTCAGGGCGACCGGCTGTCGATCGGCGTGCACGACAGTGGCCCAGGCATCGCGCCCGAGCAGCAGGCCGTGGTGTTCGAAGAATTCCACCGCCTCGACCGCAGCAACGGCCAAGGCCTCGGCCTGGGCCTGACCATCGCCCATCGCATTGCCGGCCTGCTGCATGCGCCACTGCAGTTGCGCAGCGTGCCGGGACGAGGCTCGGCGTTCTCGATCAGCGTGGTGCGGGCAGCGCCGCCGGTGGCGCCACGCACCCTGCCGGCGGCCGGCGGCAGCAGCACCATCAAGGGCCTGCGCGTGCTGGTGGTCGACAACGATGCCGACGCGCTGGAAGCGATGCGGCAGATGCTGCTGGCCTGGGGCTGTGACGTGGTTGCGGTGGCCGACGCCGGTTCGGTGGGTACATCTGCGGAGGACGCTGCGCTGTGGCTGTTCGACTACCACCTCGATGACGGCGACACCGGCGTAGCGCTCTGGCACCGTCTGGTGGCGCGCCATGGGCCACGACCGACGGTGATTCTCAGCGCCGACACCGGTGGCGACACGCGCGACGCCGTGCGCGGCGCCGGGCTCTCGCTGTTGAACAAGCCGTTCAAGCCATTGGCGCTGCGCTGGGCGATCAACCACCTGCTGGCAGCGCCGGGCACCCTGCCCGCCTGAGGAATCAGGCGTCCTGCGCGCCTTCGATCTGCCGCGAGGGGTCGCTCAGCCCCATCTCGTGGAGCACACGGATGGCCTGGGCGCGGTTGCGCACGCCCAGCCGTTCCATGATGCGGGTCATGTGCGCCTTCACCGTGCGCAGCTGCACGCCCAGGCGGTCGGCGATCTGCTTGTTGAGCAGCCCCTCCGCCACCAGCCCCAGCACTTTGTACTGGTGCGCGGACAGGCTGGCCAGGCGCGCGGCCAGGTCCGCATCCTTGCTGAAGGGCGCGACCCGCGAGACCGGCTCGCGCAGGATCGCGGGGATCCAGCGTTCGCCTTCCAGCACGGATTGCAGGGCCAGCTGCAGCTCGCTCAACCCCGAACTCTTGGGCAGGTAACCGGCCGCACCCAGATCGATGGCACGGCGGATCACCTGCGGTTCCTCGTTGGCCGAGACAATGATGATGGCCAGCCCCGGCTGCAGGGCGCGGATGGTGGCCAGCCCGGCCAGGCCGTGGTTGCCCGGCATGTGCAGGTCCAGCAGCATCAGGTCGATCGACTGGCGTTCGAGGGTCTCCAGCACGCTGTCCAGCGAGTCTGCCTCGCTGATCTGCAGATCGGCGACGGCCTCTTCCGCCGCGCGATGCAGTGCGGCGCGGAACAAGGGATGGTCGTCGGCGATCAGCAGGGTTGGCATGTTCAAGCGAGATTAGCAAAACATCCGCAGCCGGGCACGGGTACCTAGGTACGCTGGTGCGTGCGTGCCGGGTTGCTAGTGTGGCTGCATGAAGAACGGCCGCCGATGCGCCGCCCACAAGGACCGTCCATGCCCTCCACCACCGCTGCACCCGAAGCACATGCCTACCCGTTGTTGATCAAGCAGCTGCTGCTCACCCCGTTGGCGGTGAACCCGGGGCAGGAAATCGTCTACGGCGACAAGGTGCGCTTCGACTACCGCACCCTGCAGTCGCGCATCGGCCAGCTGGCGGGTCTGTTGACTTCGCTCGGAGTGAAGCCCGGTGACACCGTGGCGGTGATGGACTGGGACAGCAACCGCTACCTGGAGGCCTACTTCGCGGTGCCGATGATCGGCGCGGTGCTGATGATGGTGAACATCCGCCTGGCGCCGGAGCAGATCGCCTATACCCTCAACCACAGCGGTGCGCGGGTGATCCTGGCCAACCGCGAGTTCCTGCCGGTGCTGGACGGCATCGAGGAACACCTGCCCGACCTGCGCACGCGCATCCTGCTGGATGATGCCGGCGGAGAGCTGCCGGCGGGTTTCGTGACCGAGTACGAGGCTGGCCTGCGCGACGCCACTGCTGTTACCGCGTTCCCGGATTTCGACGAGAACACGCGTGCCACGATGTTCTACACCACCGGCACCACCGGCCTGCCCAAGGGCGTGTACTTCAGCCACCGCCAGCTGGTGCTGCACTCGCTGGCGGCGATGGCCGCGTTGGGCAATGCCGCCAGCCAGGGCCGGATGCACCGGGGTGATGTCTACATGCCGATCACCCCGATGTTCCATGTGCATGCCTGGGGCGTGCCTTACGTCGCGACGCTGATGGGCATCAAGCAGGTCTATCCCGGCCGCTACCTGCCCGGCAACCTGCTGGCGCTGATTGCCCGCGAGAAGGTGACCTTCTCGCACTGCGTGCCGACCATCCTGCACATGCTGCTGGAACATCCCAGCGCGGCGCAGACCGATCTGAGCCACTGGAAAGTCATCATCGGCGGCGCGGCACTGCCGCGGGCACTGGCGCAGCGTGCGCTGGCGCTGGGCGTCGATATCTTCGGGGGTTACGGCATGTCCGAGACCTGCCCGTTGTTGACCCTGGCGCAGATCGACGTTGACGCGCTGGACGATGCTGGCGAGGCGCTGTCGCTGCGTACCAAGGCGGGCATCCCGGTGCCGCTGGTCGACCTGCGCATCGTCGATCCGGACCTGCAGGACGTGGCCCACGACGGCATCGCCACCGGCGAGGTCGTGGTGCGTGCGCCCTGGCTGACCCAGGGCTACCTGCACAACCCCGATGCATCGGCGGCCCTGTGGGCGGGTGGTTACCTGCACACCGGCGATATCGGCAACATCGATGCGGGCGGTTACCTGCGGGTGACCGACCGCATCAAGGATGTGATCAAGACGGGTGGCGAGTGGATCTCCTCGCTTGCACTGGAGGACATCATCGCCCTGCACCCGGCAGTGAACGAGGTGGCGGTGATCGGGATCGCCGACACGAAATGGGGCGAGCGTCCCCTGCCACTGGTGGTGCGCCATGCAGGCAGTGAAGTGGACGAGGCGGAGATCATCGAGCTGATCGCCGCGCGCAGCCGTGCTGGTGATCTGTCGCGCTATGCGATTCCCGAACGGGTCGCGTTCGTGGATTCGCTGGAACGTACCAGCGTGGGCAAGATCAACAAGAAGAAGCTGCGGGGCATGCATGACCCGAGCATCGTTTGATGCTGTGGCAGATGCCACCCTTGGTTGGCAAGGACAGGTGGTCCTGCCATGAATCCTGCTCATGGCTGCTGCAACAACATTCCGCTGCTGCGCGCGGGCCGGGGTCGATAGAGTTGCTCGGGCAGGACGCCCCTCGACCCCTGAAGGAATGGAAGCGTGCAAACCCACCCCGCCGCCCCGCCACGGCGAACCCTGGCCGGGAGCTTGGCCCTGGGCATCAGCCTGTTGGTCGATACTGGACACGCCCAGCCTGCTGAACCGCCTGCACGGGATACCCGCGCGACCGACCTGCAGGCGGTCAAGGTCACCGGCCCCTCTGCGGCGGACCTGCGCCGCGACGACCCCACCCTGCGCGTCAGCATCGGCCGCGAGGACATCCTGCGCCACCACGATGACCGGCTCGGCAGCGTGCTGCGCCGCCTTCCCGGCGTCACGGTCACTGCCGATGGCATCCGCATGCGCGGGCTGGGTGGCGACTACGTGCAGATCCTGATCGATGGTGACCCGGCGCCCGCGGGGTTCTCGATCGATTCGATCTCGCCAGAGCTGGTCGAGCGCATCGAGATCCTGCCGACGGCGGTCGCCGAGTACAGCACGCGGTCGATTGCCGGCACCATCAACATCGTCGTGCGCCGCACGGGGGAGGCGCGCCAGCGCACGCTCAAGCTCAGTGCGGCACAACTGGGCGGCGGCATCACGCCCGCGGCCACCCTGCTGCTGTCGGGCAAGCAGCAGGGCCTGGCGTGGTCGGTGAGCGGTACGGCGTCGGCCCCGAAGGAGCGCCGCGCTGCGACGATCGATGACCAGGCCAGCGACGCCCTGGGGGCGGTGCTGTACCAGCGCCGTACGCGCGAGCGCTATGACGGCCAGACCAGCACCTTCAATGCTGCGCCGAAGCTGACGTGGACGCTTGGCGAGCGCGACGAGGTCAGCTGGCAGAGCCTGCTGCAGTACAGGAAGGAAGCCTGGACCCGCGATCGCAACGAAGCCGTGCGTGAGGGTGGCCCGAGCGAGTACACGCGCAACCGCTGGATCAACGACGCGCGCACGTGGACGGCCAAGACCGATGGCCAATGGAAGCGCCGGATCGGTGATGACGATACGTTGGAGATGAAACTGGGGGTGATGCACTTCAGCCGTGACATCGACTTTGGCTTTCTCGGCTTTGCGCCCGCAGGCGACTTCGCACTGGACCGCAGCGTGCGCACGCAGGCAACCCACACGGCCTACTCCAGCACCGGCAAGTACATCAGCGGTGTCAGCGAACGGCATGATCTGGCCTTCGGCTGGGATGGTGGTTATACCGAGCGCAACGAACATCGCGTGCAGCGCGACCAGTCCGCCGATGGACGTCCCCTGGGGCTGATCGATGACGATTACCAGGCCGATATCCGCCGCCTCGCGCTGTTCGCCCAGGACCAGTGGCGCACCTCGCCACGCCTGCAGACCTACCTAGGCCTGCGCTGGGAGGGCCTGGAAACCGCAGTGGGCAGCCGCATCACGGGTACCCTGCACAACCGTTCGAGCGTGCTCAGCCCCATCGCACAATGGGTGTTCAAGCCCTCGCTTTCCAGCAAGGACCAGTTCCGCCTGGGCCTGGCGCGCACGTTCAGCGCGCCGCAACCATGGCAACTGCTGCCGCGCCGGTATTCGGTCAACAACAGCAATGGCCCGACCAACCCTGACCAGCAGGGCAACCCCGCGCTGCGCCCGGAAATCGCCTGGGGCCTGGATGCCAGCTACGAGCATTACATCGGCAAGGATGGCTTGGTCAGCCTGGGGGCGTATGCGCGCCGCATCGATGATGTGATCCTGCGCTCGCTGTACGTGCAGGACGGGCTGTGGACCACCACGCCCTACAACGCTGGCAGGGCACATACCCATGGGCTGACCCTCGATGTGCGCTTCGCACTCGCCGACCTTCTGCCGACCGAGGCCGATGTCCAGTTCACGGCGAACCTGACCCGCAACGTGTCACGCGTGGCGTCCGTGCCTGGGCCGGACAACCGGCTGGCCGACCAGACGCCCCTGAGCGGGAACGTGGGGCTGCATTGGCAGGCATCGAAGCGGTTCTCCAGCAGTGTGGACTACAGCTACAGTGGCGGCGGCACGAACCGTCTCAGCGCCGAGTGGACGCGGGCATCGACGCCCGAGCGCACGCTGGATGTTGCTGCCGACTGGAGGCTGGACGACGCCAGCCGGTTGAACCTGTCGCTGTCCAATGTACTGCAGCAGCGGCAGGGCTCGCGCACGTTGTATCGGGATGCAGATGGCGCGGTGTCGCGCTACACCGGCAGCGACAGCAGGATGGGAATCAAAGTCCAGTATGAGAGGACGCTGTAGATCCACGCCGTGCGTGGATGGTCTCCGGCGGTTCATCCACGCGTGGCGTGGATCTACCAAGGCGGGTGCCATGCCCAGTAGATCCACGCCGTGCGTGGATGGCTTCCGACCCCTGCTCGGCTTACAGGAAGTCGTAGCTGAGGGTGAAGCGCACGTTGCGACCCGGCTGCGACCAGCGGCCGATGCCATCAGGGCTGGTTGCCCCCTGGAAGATGGCCGTGCCGGCGCCGGCGGTGCGCACGCGGTTCCACAGGTAGTATTCCTTGTTGAAGACGTTGTAGACACCGGCGGTGAGGTTGATCTTCGGGGTGATCGCGTAGCTGCCGAACACATCCAGCAGCGTGTACTCGCGGGCCTTGTAGGCGTAGACCGGCACCACTTCCACGCCGTAACTGCCGTTGGTGATGCTCCTGCCGTAATCCGAGGGATCCTTGCGCTGCTGGTGGGTGACGTTGGCGGTGACGCTCCAGCGTCGCGACGGTGCGTTGTAGGTCAGGCCGCCCACCGCCTTGGCAGGGATGATGCTGGCCAGCGGTTCGCCGTCGTTGTCGGTGCCTTCGTTGTACGAATAGGCCACGCGGGCCAGCCAGTCATCGGCCAGCAGCCACATGCCCTCCGCTTCCACGCCCTTCACTTCCACGTTGCCGCGGTTGATCGGCATGGTGTAGGTGTAGCCGTTGGTGACCGTGGTGACGCCACGGGTGGTGGTGCTGTACTGGGTGCCCGCATCGGCGACGAACTGCGCGGTGTCGATGAAGTTGCTGTACTTGTCACGGAACACTGAGGCGCCCAGGCGCAGGCGGTCGCTCTGGTAGCGCCAGCCCAGTTCCAGGTTCAGGCTGCGCTCGGCATCCAGGTCCGGGTTGCTCTTGCCATCGGGCACGGTGACGGTCGCGCCGTCGGACACGCGGGTCACTTCGGTGGTGGACGAGGTGCCGTACATGTCATTCACGCCCGGCGCGCGGAAGCCACGGCCGCCCTGCACCCACAGCGACTGGGTGTCGGTGAACTTGAACTCCGCGCCGAGGTTCCAGGTGGGCGAGGAGAACTTCGAGACGCCGACGCTGCCACCGCCATCTTCGTAGCCGGACTGGCCGTTGCCGCTGGCCGAGGTTTCCGGGGTGTACTTGTAACTGTCGTAGCGCAGGCCGCCGGTCAGGCTGAGGCGGTCATCGAGCAGGCGCACGCGGTCACGCACATAGGCGGTCAGGTCGGTCTCGCGGGTGTCCGGCCACAGCGACGGATCGGTGTCACGGGTGAACAGGCTGCCATCGTTGCCCCAGCGCGAATCCACCGAGTTCCAGTGGATCTTCGCCTGCTGCCAGGCTGCGCCGTACACGATGTCATGGCGCAGGCCGCCAGCCTCCACGCTCTTGTCGAAATCCAGGGCGACGCGGTTGCGCTTCTGGGTATCCCAGCGGTCTTCCTGGCGCGAGCACGGGTCGGTGATCGAGCAGCGGGTGCCATAGGTCGCGGCGGTGCCGTTGGCGACCAGCACGTTGGTCTGGCCCTGGATGTAGTTCTTCTGGTGGTCGGCGGTGGCTTCCATGCTGTCAAACAGCGCGTTGCCTGCCCGCCAGGTGTACTTCAGGCCATAGCGGTCACGGTCGCTGCGGTCTTCGGCGCTGCGGAAGTAGTATGAGCCGGTGCCGTCGCTGCGGGTCCAGTTGTCGACATCATTGGTGGCACGGGCCCGCTCATACACCACGCCCAGGGTCTGGGTATCGGTGGCCAGGAAGTTGACCTTGAACAGCAGGTTGTCGCTTTCGCGGTCCACCGGATCCGGCGTGCGGCGCCCCGGGCCCAGCCGGTCGAGGGTGGTGTCGTACCAGGATTCGGTTTCGTGGCCATCACGCTTGGTATAGACCAGCAGCGATTCGAACCTGCCGGTGCGGTTGGCCAGGGTCAGCGAGCCCATGTTCTCGTCGCTGGATCCGGTATAGCCGTACTTCACCGAGCCGAAGCTGTCGTTGCCACTGGCCTTGAGGAAGTCGGCCGGATCCTTGGTGGTGAACATCACCGCGCCGCTGAGTGCGCCGCTGCCGGCGGTGATGGCGTCGGCCCCCTTGATGATCTCTACCGTCTTGACGGCCTCCAGATCGACGCTGCCGCGACCGGAACGGAAGAATTCGTACGGCTGGTAGCTGCCCGGGTCCATGCTCTGCGGGAAGCTGAGGCCATCCAGCGTGATCGACACGCGGTCGGCTTCCAGGCCCCGGATGTTGAAGCCGTTGAACCCGGCGCGCCCGAGGTCGACCATTTCCACGCCGGGCACGTAGCGGATGGCGTCTTCCATGCTCTGCGCGCCCTGCTGCCGCAGGTTTTTCGCCGAAAGCGTGGTGACGTTCTGGTTGTCGGACTTCTTGCGCGTCTCGGTCACCTGGATGGTGTCGAGGGTGCTGTCGGCTTCAAGCGCCGCCGCGCGGGCGAGCGTGGGCACGGCAAGGCTGGTGGCGACGGCCAGGGCCAGCAGCGAGGGTTTCATGTTCATCGGAGACTCCGCATTTGTGGAAGGTAGTGGTGCCGCGGGCGGGTGGCGCCCGGGCGTTCCTGGCTGCGGAGCGCCGGGGTGCGGCGCGGTCTGCGTTGCTGGGAGTAATCGGGAAAGAACGGTGGCTAGGGCTTTGAGACCTGCACGGTGCCGATCTCGCTGCTGCCGTGCGCCTGCGTGGGCAGGTCGCTGCCCTGGCCGGTATCGATGGGCACGGAGAGGAATTCGTGGCCACCGCCTTGGCGCGCCGCCTCGACCTGCAGGCGGTACGCGCCCGGCGGCATGGCCTGGCCGCGGTCATCGCGCCCATCCCACGCCACCGAGTAGTGGCCCGGCAGGCGCGTGGGCCGCGCGATGCCTTGGATCGCCGGTAGATCGTCGCGGCCATAGCGGCGCCACCATTGCGGCAGGTCCTGCAGGTAACGCGAGCGCTCGCCGAGGACCAGCAACTGGCGCACCGGGCTGCCGTCGTCGCGGGCGATCCACAGTGCCAGGTACGGTGCGTGGTAGCGCTCGCTGGCCAGCGAGGGCACCTGGTAATCAATGACCAGCCGTTCGGGAGCGACGGTCGTGCCGCTTGCCGGCAACAGCAGGTCGGGCCAACGCTGCGAGGCGAAGGCCGTGCCGGTATCACTGAGGATCAGCGCGGCGACATCCGGCAGCGCATCGGCCAGCTCCAGGCCGGAGCGGATCGGCATCACCGACAGTGCGGTGGCCAGCGCATCGGCACTGCTGGCATCGGGCGCCACGACGGTTGCAGACGGTGCGAACTGCATCGGCCAGCCCGACCAGGGATCAAGGATGTGGCTGTAGTGCCGGCGGCCTACCGTGTAGCCGCGCGTGGCATGGCCGCTGGCGGCGATGGCCTGCGAGCGCAGGCCCACGGTGGCCAGTGCGGCGCGATTGTCACGTGGCGCACGCGCATCGGCCACGCCCACCGGCCAAGCCTGCCCTGCCCCATCGGCCTCCCAGTAGCGGGCATCGCCGCCGATATCCAGCCCGATGGCGGTGGCCGCCGGTGCGGCAGCGCGGGCAGCGGCCAGGGCGCGATCAATGATGTAGCCCTTGGCCAGCGCGTCCACGTCGAAGATCACCGCGGGTGGGCGCGCCACCGGCTGGCGATCGTCCAGGCGGACCTCAGCGGCGTTCGCGTCCGAGGCCAGTGCTCGCAGGGCTTCGCGCGTCGGCAGGACGCCGCTGTCCTGGGCCTGCTGCCAACGCTGGGCAAGTCCGCCCAGGCGGCAGCTGAAGAGTCCTTCGGTGCGCGCCCGCCATTCCTCGCACAGGCGCAGCACGGCGCGCAGGTCGTGGGACAGATCCTGCGGCGCGGTCGTGGCATTGAAGCGACTCAGCTCGCTGTCCGCACGCCAGCGGCTGAGCAGCGTGTCCAGCCGCTCGATCTCGGCCAGCGCCGCACGGCCGGCGGCCGCCGCCTGGGCTGCAGGCGCGTCGATGCGCAGGTCGAGCGAGGTGCCGAGCACATCATCGCGATGCAGCTCGGCCGCACCCGCGGCGACGGAAGGCAGGCCGCCCAGGGCCATGCAGGTCGCCAGCAGAAAGAGGGAACATCGCTTCATCGAAGGCTCGATCAGGCACAG contains these protein-coding regions:
- a CDS encoding response regulator transcription factor, with product MPTLLIADDHPLFRAALHRAAEEAVADLQISEADSLDSVLETLERQSIDLMLLDLHMPGNHGLAGLATIRALQPGLAIIIVSANEEPQVIRRAIDLGAAGYLPKSSGLSELQLALQSVLEGERWIPAILREPVSRVAPFSKDADLAARLASLSAHQYKVLGLVAEGLLNKQIADRLGVQLRTVKAHMTRIMERLGVRNRAQAIRVLHEMGLSDPSRQIEGAQDA
- a CDS encoding fatty acid--CoA ligase, which codes for MPSTTAAPEAHAYPLLIKQLLLTPLAVNPGQEIVYGDKVRFDYRTLQSRIGQLAGLLTSLGVKPGDTVAVMDWDSNRYLEAYFAVPMIGAVLMMVNIRLAPEQIAYTLNHSGARVILANREFLPVLDGIEEHLPDLRTRILLDDAGGELPAGFVTEYEAGLRDATAVTAFPDFDENTRATMFYTTGTTGLPKGVYFSHRQLVLHSLAAMAALGNAASQGRMHRGDVYMPITPMFHVHAWGVPYVATLMGIKQVYPGRYLPGNLLALIAREKVTFSHCVPTILHMLLEHPSAAQTDLSHWKVIIGGAALPRALAQRALALGVDIFGGYGMSETCPLLTLAQIDVDALDDAGEALSLRTKAGIPVPLVDLRIVDPDLQDVAHDGIATGEVVVRAPWLTQGYLHNPDASAALWAGGYLHTGDIGNIDAGGYLRVTDRIKDVIKTGGEWISSLALEDIIALHPAVNEVAVIGIADTKWGERPLPLVVRHAGSEVDEAEIIELIAARSRAGDLSRYAIPERVAFVDSLERTSVGKINKKKLRGMHDPSIV
- a CDS encoding TonB-dependent receptor; translation: MQTHPAAPPRRTLAGSLALGISLLVDTGHAQPAEPPARDTRATDLQAVKVTGPSAADLRRDDPTLRVSIGREDILRHHDDRLGSVLRRLPGVTVTADGIRMRGLGGDYVQILIDGDPAPAGFSIDSISPELVERIEILPTAVAEYSTRSIAGTINIVVRRTGEARQRTLKLSAAQLGGGITPAATLLLSGKQQGLAWSVSGTASAPKERRAATIDDQASDALGAVLYQRRTRERYDGQTSTFNAAPKLTWTLGERDEVSWQSLLQYRKEAWTRDRNEAVREGGPSEYTRNRWINDARTWTAKTDGQWKRRIGDDDTLEMKLGVMHFSRDIDFGFLGFAPAGDFALDRSVRTQATHTAYSSTGKYISGVSERHDLAFGWDGGYTERNEHRVQRDQSADGRPLGLIDDDYQADIRRLALFAQDQWRTSPRLQTYLGLRWEGLETAVGSRITGTLHNRSSVLSPIAQWVFKPSLSSKDQFRLGLARTFSAPQPWQLLPRRYSVNNSNGPTNPDQQGNPALRPEIAWGLDASYEHYIGKDGLVSLGAYARRIDDVILRSLYVQDGLWTTTPYNAGRAHTHGLTLDVRFALADLLPTEADVQFTANLTRNVSRVASVPGPDNRLADQTPLSGNVGLHWQASKRFSSSVDYSYSGGGTNRLSAEWTRASTPERTLDVAADWRLDDASRLNLSLSNVLQQRQGSRTLYRDADGAVSRYTGSDSRMGIKVQYERTL
- a CDS encoding TonB-dependent hemoglobin/transferrin/lactoferrin family receptor, with protein sequence MNMKPSLLALAVATSLAVPTLARAAALEADSTLDTIQVTETRKKSDNQNVTTLSAKNLRQQGAQSMEDAIRYVPGVEMVDLGRAGFNGFNIRGLEADRVSITLDGLSFPQSMDPGSYQPYEFFRSGRGSVDLEAVKTVEIIKGADAITAGSGALSGAVMFTTKDPADFLKASGNDSFGSVKYGYTGSSDENMGSLTLANRTGRFESLLVYTKRDGHETESWYDTTLDRLGPGRRTPDPVDRESDNLLFKVNFLATDTQTLGVVYERARATNDVDNWTRSDGTGSYYFRSAEDRSDRDRYGLKYTWRAGNALFDSMEATADHQKNYIQGQTNVLVANGTAATYGTRCSITDPCSRQEDRWDTQKRNRVALDFDKSVEAGGLRHDIVYGAAWQQAKIHWNSVDSRWGNDGSLFTRDTDPSLWPDTRETDLTAYVRDRVRLLDDRLSLTGGLRYDSYKYTPETSASGNGQSGYEDGGGSVGVSKFSSPTWNLGAEFKFTDTQSLWVQGGRGFRAPGVNDMYGTSSTTEVTRVSDGATVTVPDGKSNPDLDAERSLNLELGWRYQSDRLRLGASVFRDKYSNFIDTAQFVADAGTQYSTTTRGVTTVTNGYTYTMPINRGNVEVKGVEAEGMWLLADDWLARVAYSYNEGTDNDGEPLASIIPAKAVGGLTYNAPSRRWSVTANVTHQQRKDPSDYGRSITNGSYGVEVVPVYAYKAREYTLLDVFGSYAITPKINLTAGVYNVFNKEYYLWNRVRTAGAGTAIFQGATSPDGIGRWSQPGRNVRFTLSYDFL
- a CDS encoding DUF2271 domain-containing protein; the encoded protein is MKRCSLFLLATCMALGGLPSVAAGAAELHRDDVLGTSLDLRIDAPAAQAAAAGRAALAEIERLDTLLSRWRADSELSRFNATTAPQDLSHDLRAVLRLCEEWRARTEGLFSCRLGGLAQRWQQAQDSGVLPTREALRALASDANAAEVRLDDRQPVARPPAVIFDVDALAKGYIIDRALAAARAAAPAATAIGLDIGGDARYWEADGAGQAWPVGVADARAPRDNRAALATVGLRSQAIAASGHATRGYTVGRRHYSHILDPWSGWPMQFAPSATVVAPDASSADALATALSVMPIRSGLELADALPDVAALILSDTGTAFASQRWPDLLLPASGTTVAPERLVIDYQVPSLASERYHAPYLALWIARDDGSPVRQLLVLGERSRYLQDLPQWWRRYGRDDLPAIQGIARPTRLPGHYSVAWDGRDDRGQAMPPGAYRLQVEAARQGGGHEFLSVPIDTGQGSDLPTQAHGSSEIGTVQVSKP